The window TGGGGGCGGCAAGACGACTACAGTCAGATTACTGGCAGAGCAGATGGGAGTGGATATCATTGAATGGGGAGAAAGCGTTGAGGAATGGGGTTTAGGTACTGGCATAGGTAAGCCTGTCGTATGTTCCAAGCATTCAACTGACTGGTTCCTCGCCCCAGAACGTGAATCCTCAATATCAAAattctcttccttcctgtCTCGTAATTCTTATCCGTCGCTGAACCTCTCCCAAtcaccttcatcttcttcttcccgATCAGTCTCTCAGTCTAGGCCTCGACTCATCCTACTGACCGCTTTACCGAATTTGACTCATCTGCCCACTCGCGATGCTTTTCATGTGGCTCTCCTAACATTCTGCCAGACTTTTACTCACTCTTCTTGTCCCATGATTATTATACATAGTGATGCCGGATCAGGAGGAAGAGCTGAGGAGGGCTGGATGGATAGAGATAAAGGggggagagaaggagtggTAAACATCATCGGGCAAGATGTGAAGAACGGGCCGTGGTGCCAGGAAATAGAGCAAGTCGTAACTTTCTTTTCTTCGAGCACAGTAGCTGATAATAAAACCTGATAGCTTCATACCTGTGGCACCAACGTTCATCCTCAAAGCTCTCAACCGTGTGATTTCTCTCAACCCTCTTCCACCAGCGCAACGTCCTACAAAAGCCACTCTTCAGCTGATCGCACAATCTTCGAATGGTGACCTCAGATCGGCAATAAATTCCCTACAACTATTGTGTGGTGGACGGAAACATGGGGACAAGGATAGAGTTGGGAAGAAAcggaaagaaagagaagaagaggttgttTCCGGGTCGAAAGGGAGGGGCAAGGGGCGGGGGAGTAtgggagggagaggagcAAAGTTGGATGTGGGCTCGGAGCTAAGAGCTGTGTGCGTATCGCCGATAACGAATGAAGAATAAAAGAGCTGACGGTGTAGCAGACTGGATGCTGTTACACGGAAAGAGCAATCACTCCATTTATTCCACGCACTTGGTAAAGTGTTCTATAATAAACGTAAGCATGAAGAGCAGGATCTGCATTGCAATGTACTGACAACGGGCAGGCCTCGGCGATCCAGATGAaaggaaagatgaagacCAAGAAGTTCTTTCAGCTATTCGCCAATTACCACCGGATGATCCCCTGCCAGGGCATTTGTCTGGATACACCCGTCGAAAAGCGCTTGTTCAGATGGAGGTACGCTGTTTCGACTAGTCCTTCAAATGCATGCTGACTGAACAAAAAAAGGATTTTATACCGAGTATACCCATCGACTCGTCTTCATTCGCTCTTTGGATTCACCAAACCTTCCCGTCGTTTTGTACCGATGTCGAGCAAGTGGCTGAAGGAATGGACTATCTCTGTCTAGCTGATGTGATGCGTACCGACGATGACATTGTAAGTTATTTCACATGGATCTCGGTCAGTCGTTGACCAAAGAATCGCACAGTGGCATTCTTCACCGCAATCAATCGCATACGCTCTCTATTTAACCATCCGTGGTATACACATCGCCCTTCCTTCACCTGTAATTCGTAATCGTCAAAAAGTCCTAAAGCCACAATTCTTCAAAGCCTTCGCGGAAGGTCGAGACAACCAGCTTGCTTTGGAAGGGGTTGCACGATATCTAGAGAAGAAAGGCACGGTGTCTAACAATCGCGAAGCAGCTGCCTGGGGTGGGCTGGTAGGCAAGCGCGTGATGGCATGTGAGATGGTGCCGATGATGGTTAAAATACAGTCTCTTTCCAATCGTATGTTTTGCTTTTTCTCGTCCCCTTACGCGCCGCATATGTAACTAATGCTGCTTGTCGACAGACCCCCTCCTTCCCTCCTCTGCTCAGACCCTTGTACTCCCGCCATATACCCCACTAGCTCAATGTCACATCTCATCAGTTCACGATGAGCTCACGGCAAAAGCAGAACTAGgcgaggatgaaggagagagTTTAGAGGCGACGATGGCGGGTGATGACGGAATGGGAGATGTGAGGGGCCATGAGCATCTCGAAGAGAGTGTCTGGGACAAGGAGGGCGTGGaagggaatgaagaaggggaagaggattATCTGTTAGACGATGATATCGTCGACTGGGACTAGAAAGTCAACATCATCGTTGCAATATCTAATTAGTTGTACAAGTAGCTGCTCATTTATGTCATCATGCCATCATTACCAGTGTTCACCAGAATCCTTCTATCAAGAACAAATCATAATCCATGAAAGGTGATCCATGCGTGCATTGATACAGGTAATGTATAAAAGCCCAAACTGCTAATCAAAAGTAGAACTGATTTGCGGcttcctctctttcctctcctctATAAATTTCACAATTTTCACCAGAGCCAAGAAACACAACCATTATCACCTGCTCATTACCCTCTTATTTCAttatccttctttctctcccCACATGCTACATCCTTTGAAATCGTCCAACAGACATAGCTGGTAAATTCTCGCATTCCCTAGATGTCCCCCGTCTCATCACCTCGAGCCTGAACCACTAACAGTTTACACAGGAGTCAACATGCCGGCGGCAATCATTTCCTCCTGGGTCATAGTAGAAGATTCAATCATGATACCAACACCGAACTTGGAGGCGTTCTACTTAATGCGTCAATTGTGTTCCAtaagaagaaaaaaaagagtCAAAAAGCATACCTTGGCGTGGTCAATCTCTCCAGCAACAAGGAAGGCGAAAGCAGGAGTGAATCTCTGTTCGAGGTACATACCAACCTTACCCGCGCTGTCAATTTGTCCCCTGAACGTAGCCATCCTAAAGTCGTACTTGGCACCCAAAGTTGTCAAAGCTTCCCTCTTGGCAGGGCCCAACATGGACTGCGGTCGGAGGATGGTCTGGAAGTCAAGAGCGACGTCGACCTTGTCGGAAAGCTTCTGATAGTAAGTCGCTTGGATGTTACCGTCGGGCTGGAGGTGGCCGGTAGCTGTCCAACTGGGGACGAAGGGAGACGGAACGCCAGGGGCGGTAGGGGTAAGGGCGGCAACAGCGTTGGGCAAAGAAGTGAGTTTGGCGACATAAGAGGTGGCGGTCTGGAGAATGGCGGGTTCGGGATGTTGGATCACAGTCTCGAAACCAAGAGAGAGCCGGGGAGAGACggaatgaagaagggaagCCATGTGGATACCGGTAAAGTCGAGGAGGTTGGGGTTGATGGATTTCCAGGAGAAGGTGTAGTGGTCTCCGATGTGGTCGTGTTCGAATTGAACCATGGTGTGGCCGGGCTTGTCGGTAATCTGAGCCTGAATCTTGGAGAGGTCTCGGGCAGACCAAGTTTGGTTGGCACGCATGGTCAACGAGCCGGTACCGTCGAGACCACCTTGCAAGAAGGTCTGCGGCAAATTAGTCTTCCATCGTCTTCTTTTATGCTCCTTGTCTCTCAACGCACCTTGGCATTGGCAAAGATGACACCAAAGTTGTAAGCGGCGGGTCGGGTGGTGGATCCGAGGGAGAAGGAATGTGTCAACTGGAAAGCAGGGTTACCGGAAATGACCTTGGCCACATCTGCTCTAGCACCGTCAAACATCCAGTTGGCGAGTTGCACCTCTGCCGCCATTGTCAGCCGATCCGGCCCATTTTTTCTCCATATCCCGCCTAGACTCACGCTGCACATCCCTAGTCAAGTTCTCCACAGTACCGGGCTGGACCAAACCCATGTTCTCCTTCCAGCCATGGAATCTGGCATAAGTGTTCAAGACGGGGCCAGAAACGGGGTGGAAAACGTTGGCGACGGCATCGAGGTACGGTGTGAATGCGCTGGGCCCAGCAGGCTTCTCTGTGGAGATGGACATTGTTTTTTTGGGTAAATATAGGATatggaaagaggagatgatTTGTATGGTGATTTGAGAATTCTTCGTTTGCGCGAACAGCCAGCGTCACCGGGCGAAAATCGGAAATAATTACTGTGGCACCTGTTCGTTACTCCCATTTCATCATATAAACTTTACATCCACGAACAACATCCACATCTATACCAGGCATGCCCCAGACATCACCCCAGCAGCTGGCAGAGCCTACAACAGAAGCACTCGCGTTTTCCGCATCTCTCTTCGCTTCCTCCATCGCGAGCTGGATCCCGCCAAATTTTGGCATCACAAAGTCAGAGACCGAGAAACAAGCAGACTTTGAACTTGCCCTCAAGGAAGAACGAGGCGGCAGGTTGGGCTTAGGGCATCCCCTGATCGATGCTCCGAGAAAATATGGCGACGCAAGAGGCGGTAATGGGTTGGCGGGGCTGAGTAAAAAGCTGGGAaaccagaagaagaacaaggacaaggaggaTGGTGGAAGTCTGCAACCACAACAACCACAAGAcgaggacgaagaagaatcCCGAGTCAAGTCAGTAGGcaaggggaagaagagtgtAAATGGTGTGCTTGACATGTTCGGTGGTAAAAAGAAGCGAAAAAAAGAGCAACAAGTCCATCCGCTGGctcaacagcaacaacaacaaacaGAACCGACACCAATACTACAAGCCTCTGAAAACGACgaagagcaagaagaaCCACCTTTTTCTAATCCCCAATCACCTGTAATCCCGCCTGAACCATCAACACCTCCGCCTGCATCTTCCCCAGGCGGTTCAGGGATATTCCCTTTCCAGGGCCCCTTGGCGTTGGAATCGCCTATAgcaaagaagatgatggaggagCGAATaacgaggaagaggagagcggaagaggtggatcaggaggaagaagaagggttgAGCAGTAAAGAAGGATCTCAAAGCCTGCTGGGAAGTCAGACAAGTGCGCCGATCAAGAAGCAGGATCAAGGACCAAAATCAAAGACCCAAATACGGAGAGAAGCTAGAAAACGTGCAAAGCTCGCCCAGTCGCAGCGTGCAGAGTAGATGTAGAAAATAGACTTGTTGTTTTGCCAGCTATAATATGTATCACTACATCATAATGCTATCAGAGGGAACAAGTGTACCATAACCCAGAAATCACCCTATGATTACAAACTAATCTACATTTGCTTGTCTAACCATTCTCCCCACTTGCCTTGTTTATGCTTTTGTCCTTCTCTCTGCCCCCTTTGCCGCTCGATCTCGTCCTCGTCCAACTCTTCTAAtccttcctcatccccACTCCACCCTCCCGGCCGATCCCATCCTTCAAAGTCATCCTTTGCCTTGTTtatctcttcctcttccctctctctcatTTCCATTGATGTGAGTGAGACGTTGTGTGAAGAATGACCGGCTGATGAGGAGAGGTATGATAGAGGAACGTTATTGGTGGTCGGCGTCATTGGGTCATGCTCATAAGACTCGCGATTGCCAACAGTAGAATGTCGAGTGTCGGAAGCGGCCATAAGAGGTTCGACAGAGTCGTCCGTGGCAATAGGCTTTCCTTCCGCGTCTAGTTCGACGGTAGAGGACATGGATTTTTGATATTTGtggaatgagtacaatGCGATACCTATGCCTCGTTAGTGGGTGGCTCTGTCGACAAGTGGAGAGTGTACTTACCGGTGATGGTGATAACCACTCCAATGATGTTGAATGTCGTCAACTGATCTCCAAACACCCAAGCTGAGATGGAGATGGTCGACACTTCCTTGAAAATACCCGCAATCGAAAGGGGCACTACGCCAGCCCTCTGGATGACACTGTCTGTTGTTAGTTTTCCTCGACGTATAGTTCGAGGACAAGGCTTACAAGTATTCACTCGCTACCATTGCGAAAGCCAATGTCCCCGGCAATACAATGACACCTCCAGTCTCTATCGCCCTCCACCCTTTAAAGAACTCGCTTCCCATAATCCCAAACCACCCTTCTACAATCATACTCACAACAGCTAGTGTCACTGCCATTAGCGGTGCTAGCCAAAAAATAGTCGCAAAAGGGTTCGAAAGCCCCATCGCCTTCTTGTGCATCACCAGCTCGGTCAAAGCCCAGCGTAGACCACCAAGAGCGGAAGCAGAAAAGACCATGAGGATACCTGGGATAGAGACTGCGGTAGTGTTAAAGACCATGCAAAAGACACCAAACGAGATGAGGGAGATGACCGATAAGAGACGAAGAGAGTAGGCTTCAAGGCGAAAGGCAAAGGCGAAGATGAGGACGAAGATGAGCGTCGAAGACTTGCACATGGCTAATGCAGTGGTTAGAGCTGGGCAGCAATGATTGAAAGTTGAACGTACTGTAGAGACTCAAGGTGATGGTCTTCAAACTCAGATTTGATAATCCTATATCACCACCTGTAGAAGCCGCTGTAGGCAAAATCTTTGTCCTATAACCGTATCAACTTTGTCCAGCGGCTCCCACAGCGTCACGCAACTCACAGGTAGTCTCTCCTCGTGGGTCTCTCTTTGGGCCTAAACCTGTCTGCCCAAATCAATCTTATCACCGCTGCCAGGGCAAACTGTACAACCATATGACATGCTGTCACGAATAATGGATATTGAAAGTTGTAATATTGCGGTGAGAACATCCACTTGTTGTAGAGCGATAAGAGCGTCGCAAATCCGTACCTATACCGGGCATCAGCGGTCAGCACGGGTACAACAAGAGATTGGGACAAGGGCTAACCATGATAAAATGAATATCCCAGTCACGATGGCATTCCTCCACCACAAGGCCTTTTTCATAGCCAGTGTCGCGTGTCGGTGTCCTTCATGTGAATGGTTAACTCTATTTAGACTCGTTCCGTCTCGCTCAAACGTTGGACCTCCCGAAAAGGACAGTTTTCTGGGCTGATATCCATTACCTTCAGCAGCGTATATATGCTCATTTTGGGAATAACCAGGAGGAGCATCGAGTGAGGTGCCCTGGATGGGTACGGGGTCGTAGCCTGGGCGACTTGGGCCAGCGATTGTTTCCATATCTCTGTCCATAGTGCAGTTGCTGAAGGATGAGCTGGCGCTAAGCGGTGGAGAGTGTATCTACGATGGACTGAAGATGGGCTATGCTGGCATGGGTGGGATGTTGAGAGACGGAGACAAAAGAAAAGACGAAGGAAAAATGCAGATACGTGTTCCGCAAAAGGCCAAGAGCCAAGACGCGTGTAACTTGGTAGAACAACGTGGTGATATTTTGGAAACATGTTCTTGGCCACAATTAACAATTGGCCGTATAATGTGCAACTCGGCTTGGACAGCTAAATGTAGTCCGTCGGATCTGAAAGTAATGCAATGGAAGTAGTACAATTCATGCATCAGGCATCAAACCATCAGAAAGACCGTCCATTACATATCAAGGGCCCTAGAGCTTAGAACAACAAATCCTCTTCTGCACCCCTCGGTCTCGGGATATCCGTCTGGTATCCACCAGCACCTCCATGTCCAAATTCGAGGTCACCAAGTTGGCTATATGGGTCATCATTTTCAGCCCTATGTTGAGTAGGCTGCTGCGTCGGGTTCGCTCCTGGAACTGTGTTGGTCAGTGCGGGCGCGGGAGATGTCTGGGGCATGTAAGAGGTAGGCCGGGCGGGTAACGAAGGGACTACGGTTCGGGAGAGGGACGGGGGGCCGTACGCTGTGATGCGATGTCGTTTGGAGGACGCGTTGAGAGCAGGCGAATCAGGAAGATATTTAGGCTTGGCCGTGCGTATGAATGTCTAGAAAAGAAAATGTAAGCCCAAGTTGGGTGAGAAGCCAGGTGTGGCTTACATGGGGGTTCTTGTGGTAGATACTACCAAGAGTACCGGCATGCAAAAGCAACTGGTCAAGCATACCCTTGTCCATCCTATCGGTTTCAGTGGAAATGGCAGGCTTCTCAGCAAGGACAATGTCCCTAGCAGCAGCCGGGTCGGCAGTAAGTAGTCGCCAGTACATGAAACCCTACGTCATGGTCATTTATTAGAGTAAAGCAGCAGTGGAAAAGACAATGTCACATACTCGGTCTCGCAAATCGGGATTTTCTGCGTCTTCCGTGGCCA is drawn from Cryptococcus gattii WM276 chromosome A, complete sequence and contains these coding sequences:
- a CDS encoding RAD17 isoform 4, putative (Similar to TIGR gene model, INSD accession AAW41937.1): MHSSLPFQQPNRRRLAHQGQIASFPAIMSQSSDRSFKRTDSSSSKGSIMSSSLAPSSAGSSKPMKKMGSLSSFQASLSFKSHGLGSNKKEQDRKLMPPPSRSVSPVKMDSSHKGSETSSSSKAVKIPNAKEKGKGKNPEIIEVLSSDEEEERQAKVTRRESKTAQSVKKKEKKDTAQMWTDLYAPTLEADLAPGKARIQKVKAWLHESLYGYPPDVQPPPLSTRDKLRKYRRILLMTGPAGGGKTTTVRLLAEQMGVDIIEWGESVEEWGLGTGIERESSISKFSSFLSRNSYPSLNLSQSPSSSSSRSVSQSRPRLILLTALPNLTHLPTRDAFHVALLTFCQTFTHSSCPMIIIHSDAGSGGRAEEGWMDRDKGGREGVVNIIGQDVKNGPCFIPVAPTFILKALNRVISLNPLPPAQRPTKATLQLIAQSSNGDLRSAINSLQLLCGGRKHGDKDRVGKKRKEREEEVVSGSKGRGKGRGSMGGRGAKLDVGSELRAVLDAVTRKEQSLHLFHALGKVFYNKRLGDPDERKDEDQEVLSAIRQLPPDDPLPGHLSGYTRRKALVQMEDFIPSIPIDSSSFALWIHQTFPSFCTDVEQVAEGMDYLCLADVMRTDDDIWHSSPQSIAYALYLTIRGIHIALPSPVIRNRQKVLKPQFFKAFAEGRDNQLALEGVARYLEKKGTVSNNREAAAWGGLVGKRVMACEMVPMMVKIQSLSNHPLLPSSAQTLVLPPYTPLAQCHISSVHDELTAKAELGEDEGESLEATMAGDDGMGDVRGHEHLEESVWDKEGVEGNEEGEEDYLLDDDIVDWD
- a CDS encoding Mitochondrial import receptor subunit tom40, putative (Similar to TIGR gene model, INSD accession AAW41936.1), with product MSISTEKPAGPSAFTPYLDAVANVFHPVSGPVLNTYARFHGWKENMGLVQPGTVENLTRDVQQVQLANWMFDGARADVAKVISGNPAFQLTHSFSLGSTTRPAAYNFGVIFANAKTFLQGGLDGTGSLTMRANQTWSARDLSKIQAQITDKPGHTMVQFEHDHIGDHYTFSWKSINPNLLDFTGIHMASLLHSVSPRLSLGFETVIQHPEPAILQTATSYVAKLTSLPNAVAALTPTAPGVPSPFVPSWTATGHLQPDGNIQATYYQKLSDKVDVALDFQTILRPQSMLGPAKREALTTLGAKYDFRMATFRGQIDSAGKVGMYLEQRFTPAFAFLVAGEIDHAKNASKFGVGIMIESSTMTQEEMIAAGMLTPV
- a CDS encoding Nucleotide-sugar transporter, putative (Similar to TIGR gene model, INSD accession AAW41935.1); translated protein: MDRDMETIAGPSRPGYDPVPIQGTSLDAPPGYSQNEHIYAAEGNGYQPRKLSFSGGPTFERDGTSLNRVNHSHEGHRHATLAMKKALWWRNAIVTGIFILSWYGFATLLSLYNKWMFSPQYYNFQYPLFVTACHMVVQFALAAVIRLIWADRFRPKERPTRRDYLTKILPTAASTGGDIGLSNLSLKTITLSLYTMCKSSTLIFVLIFAFAFRLEAYSLRLLSVISLISFGVFCMVFNTTAVSIPGILMVFSASALGGLRWALTELVMHKKAMGLSNPFATIFWLAPLMAVTLAVVSMIVEGWFGIMGSEFFKGWRAIETGGVIVLPGTLAFAMVASEYFVIQRAGVVPLSIAGIFKEVSTISISAWVFGDQLTTFNIIGVVITITGIALYSFHKYQKSMSSTVELDAEGKPIATDDSVEPLMAASDTRHSTVGNRESYEHDPMTPTTNNVPLSYLSSSAGHSSHNVSLTSMEMREREEEEINKAKDDFEGWDRPGGWSGDEEGLEELDEDEIERQRGQREGQKHKQGKWGEWLDKQM